A genomic stretch from Hypnocyclicus thermotrophus includes:
- a CDS encoding chemotaxis protein CheX — MAYREKLHESLKQTTKKLIAHEPIINEVGVIKSPLDLEDFTIIVGMVGKIEGQLIFGFEKDILKKIAQNMGELEDFTNDHLSISLISEFSNILTGNAVTYLSEHGYEGIKITPPSIVMGQDINLSTKLEEIHKYLLTFDDNIGVISLYVALKHNN, encoded by the coding sequence ATGGCATACAGGGAAAAGCTACATGAATCATTAAAGCAAACAACAAAAAAATTAATTGCACATGAGCCTATAATAAATGAGGTTGGAGTTATTAAGTCACCATTAGATTTAGAAGATTTTACTATTATAGTAGGAATGGTGGGTAAGATTGAAGGACAATTAATTTTTGGATTTGAAAAAGATATTTTAAAGAAAATTGCACAAAATATGGGGGAATTAGAAGATTTTACAAATGATCATCTTTCTATTAGCTTAATATCTGAATTTTCTAATATATTAACTGGTAATGCAGTAACTTATTTATCAGAACACGGATATGAAGGTATAAAAATTACACCTCCTTCTATTGTAATGGGACAAGATATTAATTTATCTACTAAATTAGAAGAGATACATAAATATTTATTAACATTTGATGATAATATAGGAGTTATTTCTCTTTATGTTGCATTAAAACATAATAATTAA
- a CDS encoding chemotaxis protein CheX, whose product MNVEYINPFTQATFDVLNMLGAFSPKIGKLSVKNEPVPSYGVSVIVGVIGNIKGQIVYSFTEDTARGIASAMMMGMPVEAFDEMAKSAVSELANMISGNASTGIAAKGLEVDISPPTLITGNNVRITSNVKQTVVVPIETTAGVIEVNIAVE is encoded by the coding sequence ATGAATGTTGAATATATTAATCCGTTTACACAAGCAACATTTGATGTGTTGAATATGTTGGGAGCATTTTCACCTAAAATAGGAAAGTTATCTGTAAAAAATGAGCCGGTACCGAGTTATGGAGTATCTGTTATTGTTGGAGTAATAGGGAATATAAAAGGACAAATAGTATATAGTTTTACAGAAGATACAGCAAGAGGAATTGCTTCCGCAATGATGATGGGAATGCCAGTAGAGGCTTTTGATGAAATGGCAAAATCAGCAGTATCAGAGCTTGCAAATATGATAAGTGGGAATGCAAGTACTGGAATAGCAGCAAAAGGATTAGAAGTAGATATTTCACCACCTACATTAATAACAGGTAATAATGTGAGAATAACTTCAAATGTAAAACAAACAGTAGTAGTACCTATTGAAACTACAGCTGGTGTAATTGAAGTAAATATAGCAGTGGAGTAA
- a CDS encoding tyrosine-type recombinase/integrase has protein sequence MNEINIKELKNFLNYLQTEKYFAKNTLESYKIDLEVFFSMLNKNYDDITEEDILEHIEILREKYTQNTVNRKVTTYKKFFKYLYKNKKIKKLITENIKNLRQINYIPESLSKLDIKRIIENCDNDKKGARDKLVIYLLINTGLLISEILSIKKSDIVDKKYLKYSHKKYPKMIELQNDTLELLDEFIEKNNIEDNDYIFLGLTRQNFAARLKKYVKKAGINRNIYPNMFRNTLALDLLEKGEDIKNIKEKLNYINISRAGIYSIRNKKSIKDIYNEIAIGDWDVSENI, from the coding sequence ATGAATGAAATTAATATAAAAGAATTAAAAAACTTTTTAAATTATTTACAAACTGAAAAATACTTTGCAAAAAACACTTTAGAATCCTATAAAATAGATTTAGAAGTTTTTTTTTCAATGTTAAATAAAAATTATGATGATATAACAGAAGAAGATATTTTAGAACACATTGAAATATTAAGAGAAAAATATACTCAAAATACTGTAAATAGAAAAGTTACAACTTATAAAAAATTTTTTAAATATCTTTATAAAAATAAAAAAATAAAAAAATTAATAACAGAAAACATAAAAAATTTAAGACAAATAAATTATATTCCTGAAAGTTTATCAAAATTAGATATTAAAAGAATTATAGAGAATTGTGATAACGATAAAAAAGGGGCACGGGATAAGTTAGTAATTTATTTATTAATAAATACTGGATTATTAATTTCAGAAATATTATCTATAAAGAAAAGTGATATAGTAGATAAAAAATATTTAAAATATTCACATAAAAAATATCCTAAAATGATAGAGTTGCAAAATGATACTTTGGAATTATTAGATGAATTCATTGAAAAAAATAATATAGAAGATAATGATTATATTTTTTTAGGATTAACTAGACAAAATTTTGCAGCAAGATTAAAAAAATATGTAAAAAAAGCAGGAATAAATCGAAATATATATCCTAATATGTTTAGAAATACATTAGCACTTGATTTATTGGAAAAAGGTGAAGATATAAAAAATATAAAAGAAAAGCTAAATTATATAAACATTTCAAGAGCTGGTATATATAGTATTCGAAATAAAAAAAGTATAAAAGATATTTATAATGAAATAGCAATAGGAGATTGGGATGTATCAGAAAATATTTAA
- a CDS encoding tetratricopeptide repeat protein produces the protein MYQKIFNALGEEYLEIKKLFLNKELILAYEKLNEYEKTKKNKNYIYFLKALIWIIQKKNKKSLEYFEKIKYEDIKLLIGKDEYLEILGTIYLEEKKYLEAAKYLQEALTINKTNINAKFNLGIIYIHLKDYKNAYKTFLELEKYNIKNNELKESIKKNIITLEKVMN, from the coding sequence ATGTATCAGAAAATATTTAATGCCCTAGGAGAAGAATATTTAGAAATAAAAAAGTTATTTCTAAATAAAGAATTAATATTAGCTTATGAAAAATTAAATGAATATGAAAAAACAAAAAAAAATAAAAATTATATTTATTTTTTAAAAGCATTAATATGGATAATTCAAAAAAAAAATAAAAAATCTTTAGAATATTTTGAAAAAATTAAATATGAAGATATAAAATTATTAATAGGTAAAGATGAATATTTAGAAATATTAGGAACAATATATTTAGAAGAAAAAAAATATTTAGAAGCGGCAAAATATCTTCAAGAAGCATTAACTATAAATAAAACTAATATTAATGCTAAGTTTAATTTAGGAATCATTTATATTCATTTAAAAGATTATAAAAATGCTTATAAGACATTTTTAGAATTAGAAAAATATAATATAAAAAATAATGAATTAAAAGAAAGTATTAAAAAAAATATTATAACCTTAGAAAAGGTAATGAATTAA
- a CDS encoding S-ribosylhomocysteine lyase yields MDKTNVESFKLDHTKVKAPYLRIAKDLEYNGVKVRKFDLRFCQPNKEAMETGAIHAIEHIMAEEFNNSEYGIKEIIDFSPMGCRTGFYIIMFTEFDQKELLEKIKFYLNNLLKYDEIPAANEIQCGNYKDMDLKRAKEIVKKVVNNLELF; encoded by the coding sequence ATGGATAAAACTAATGTTGAAAGTTTTAAATTAGATCATACAAAAGTAAAAGCACCATATCTTAGAATTGCTAAAGATCTAGAATATAACGGTGTTAAAGTAAGAAAATTTGATTTAAGATTTTGTCAGCCAAATAAAGAAGCAATGGAAACAGGAGCTATTCATGCAATAGAACATATTATGGCAGAGGAATTTAATAATTCAGAATATGGAATAAAAGAAATTATAGATTTTTCACCTATGGGATGTAGAACAGGGTTTTATATTATAATGTTTACTGAATTTGATCAAAAAGAATTATTAGAAAAAATAAAATTTTATTTAAATAATTTATTAAAATATGATGAAATACCAGCTGCAAATGAAATACAATGTGGAAATTATAAAGATATGGATTTAAAAAGAGCAAAAGAAATAGTAAAAAAAGTAGTTAATAATTTAGAGTTGTTTTAA
- the era gene encoding GTPase Era, with the protein MKSGFIAMVGRPNVGKSTLTNKLVKEKVAIVSNKAGTTRDQIKGIFTKGDSQYIFVDTPGIHKPKHLLGEHMTDVAIRTLKEVEVILFILDGTQEISTGDMFVMEKILEAKGTPRIAVINKIDLLSDDEIENKKKEIKEKLGEFDRIITLSAEYGIGTEKVLKVLENYLVEGVMYYPEDMYTDMPIYKIISEIVREKILIKTKDEIPHSVAIEIINVTRRNKGKDKYEINIYVERNSQKGIIIGKNGKLLKEIGTEARKDIEELLGKEIYLNLWVKVKEKWRKKKPFLKELGYFINEE; encoded by the coding sequence ATGAAATCAGGATTTATTGCAATGGTAGGAAGACCAAATGTAGGGAAATCGACACTTACAAATAAATTGGTAAAAGAAAAAGTAGCTATAGTTTCTAATAAGGCTGGAACTACAAGAGATCAAATAAAAGGAATATTTACAAAAGGAGATAGTCAATATATATTTGTAGATACACCTGGAATACATAAACCAAAGCATCTTTTAGGAGAACATATGACAGATGTTGCTATACGAACCTTAAAAGAGGTAGAAGTTATATTATTTATATTAGATGGGACACAAGAAATTAGCACAGGTGATATGTTTGTAATGGAGAAAATATTAGAAGCAAAGGGAACTCCTCGTATAGCAGTTATAAATAAAATAGACTTATTAAGTGATGATGAAATTGAGAATAAAAAGAAAGAAATAAAAGAAAAATTGGGAGAGTTTGATAGAATAATTACACTAAGTGCTGAGTATGGTATAGGAACAGAAAAAGTATTAAAAGTATTAGAAAATTATTTAGTTGAAGGAGTAATGTATTATCCAGAAGATATGTATACAGATATGCCAATATATAAAATTATTTCTGAAATAGTAAGAGAAAAAATATTAATAAAAACAAAAGATGAAATACCACATAGTGTTGCGATAGAGATAATTAATGTAACAAGAAGAAATAAAGGAAAAGATAAATACGAGATAAATATTTATGTAGAGAGAAATTCACAAAAAGGTATTATTATAGGAAAAAATGGTAAACTATTAAAAGAAATAGGAACTGAAGCAAGAAAAGATATTGAAGAACTATTAGGTAAAGAAATATATCTTAATTTATGGGTTAAAGTCAAAGAGAAATGGAGAAAGAAAAAACCATTTTTAAAAGAACTTGGATATTTTATTAATGAAGAATAA
- a CDS encoding metallophosphoesterase family protein — MKNKEGNKVKYKILAISDIHILKKYSINLILEKFKDIDFIISAGDVSNDYLDYLASILNKDIIYVNGNHVYNEKHNISFCKNIDGKIIKYKDIYIFGLDGSRVYSFKKHQYTEREMFIKILKNIPRLILHKPDIVVTHAPIRYIHDKEEHVHKGFRVFYKVINWFHPKLWIHGHIHLSNHYEIQETEYNGTRIINAYGYKLIEFQKDT; from the coding sequence ATGAAGAATAAAGAAGGTAATAAAGTGAAATATAAGATTTTAGCTATAAGTGATATACATATATTAAAAAAATATTCCATAAATTTAATATTAGAAAAATTTAAAGATATAGATTTTATTATTTCAGCTGGAGATGTTAGTAATGATTATTTAGATTATTTAGCTTCTATATTAAATAAAGATATTATTTATGTGAATGGAAATCATGTATATAATGAGAAGCATAATATTTCATTTTGTAAAAATATAGATGGAAAAATTATTAAATATAAAGATATATATATATTTGGATTAGATGGTTCTAGAGTATATTCCTTTAAAAAACATCAATATACAGAAAGAGAGATGTTTATAAAAATTTTAAAAAATATACCTCGACTAATTTTACATAAACCTGACATAGTTGTTACACATGCTCCAATAAGATATATTCATGATAAAGAAGAGCATGTACATAAAGGATTTAGAGTGTTTTATAAAGTTATAAATTGGTTTCATCCAAAATTATGGATACATGGACATATACATTTAAGCAATCATTATGAAATACAAGAAACAGAATATAATGGTACGCGTATAATAAACGCTTATGGATATAAATTGATAGAATTTCAAAAAGATACTTGA
- a CDS encoding DUF4032 domain-containing protein gives MNGYIKTEAKEAYKKFLKEAKNPLKIFEKRGNLKKFVDRQKELAAYNSVYLGVKNVELSKIVGSVQKYMDFDKNFVPKNKIIETRWCNIYIAYQTNNRLPLVQLYKIKDEYYVYDGNHRISVANFLNFKSIEAEVTEFLPSTHKKEDIIYREKFLFEKETELEGIEFSEIHQYRRIHKEIKDFSDYQKEKYDNKIDYKTAAKIWYTELYKPAITILNGNNMLDYFIERTISDIFIYFLDHKYYESEKYMEDVGYTYALISFINHIKTNADKSLKSRINVYSYLKEFKYLEDLDMKKSLDKETLNKLSILKEITEIDFLYNFIILYEIDEYIERKDIKDFRAGVEKWYKKQFINKFDELNKRISQLPKRYSDYLKYIENEKEIIFHHFRSFKDIAKKKYKKKKVDIVANYILDIFIPIVESIQISNVDKNDLNKNYINIYDGIYEKYTYLFDYNQKITIYKAAEAYFNSEGAVYFKINDWFGTKYINNKKRAEILLRSINKLDKEWQEFHIELMKKYGEFGRFDTLFKLQELIKISIEEFGTEETKNKVKNDLEKLFNQKEINVFYKTKRGLIELKQNENYSFVDFYVDIMESSKYLGEDKNYVDIIDLAFSVMYN, from the coding sequence ATGAATGGTTATATAAAAACAGAAGCAAAAGAAGCGTACAAAAAATTTTTAAAAGAAGCAAAAAATCCATTAAAGATTTTTGAAAAAAGAGGAAATTTAAAAAAGTTTGTTGATAGGCAAAAAGAATTAGCTGCATATAATAGTGTATATTTAGGAGTAAAAAATGTAGAATTATCTAAAATTGTTGGTAGTGTACAAAAATATATGGATTTTGATAAAAATTTTGTACCCAAAAATAAAATAATAGAAACAAGATGGTGCAATATATATATTGCTTATCAGACAAATAATAGATTGCCATTAGTTCAATTATATAAAATAAAAGATGAATATTATGTATATGATGGAAATCATAGAATATCTGTTGCAAATTTTTTAAATTTTAAAAGCATAGAGGCTGAAGTAACAGAATTTTTACCCTCGACACATAAAAAAGAAGATATTATATATAGAGAAAAATTTTTATTTGAAAAAGAAACAGAATTAGAGGGGATAGAATTTAGTGAGATTCATCAATATAGAAGAATACATAAGGAAATAAAAGATTTTAGTGATTATCAAAAAGAAAAATATGATAATAAAATTGATTATAAAACAGCAGCAAAAATATGGTATACAGAATTATATAAGCCAGCAATAACTATATTAAATGGAAATAATATGCTTGACTATTTTATAGAAAGAACTATATCTGATATATTTATATATTTCCTAGATCATAAATATTATGAAAGTGAAAAATATATGGAAGATGTAGGATATACCTATGCCTTGATTAGTTTTATAAATCATATAAAAACAAATGCAGATAAAAGTCTAAAATCAAGGATAAATGTATATAGTTATTTAAAAGAATTTAAGTATTTAGAAGATTTAGATATGAAAAAAAGCTTAGATAAAGAAACATTAAATAAACTAAGTATATTAAAAGAAATCACAGAAATAGATTTTTTATATAATTTTATAATTTTATATGAAATAGATGAATATATAGAAAGAAAAGATATTAAAGATTTTAGAGCTGGAGTAGAAAAATGGTATAAAAAGCAATTTATAAATAAATTTGATGAATTAAATAAGAGAATAAGCCAATTGCCAAAAAGATATTCAGATTATTTAAAATATATTGAAAATGAAAAAGAAATAATATTTCATCACTTTAGAAGTTTTAAAGATATAGCAAAGAAAAAATACAAAAAGAAAAAAGTAGATATTGTAGCAAATTATATTTTAGATATATTTATACCTATAGTTGAATCTATTCAAATATCAAATGTTGATAAAAATGACTTAAATAAAAATTATATAAATATATATGATGGTATTTATGAAAAATATACTTATTTATTTGATTATAATCAAAAGATAACTATTTACAAAGCAGCAGAAGCATATTTTAATTCTGAAGGAGCTGTATATTTTAAAATTAATGATTGGTTTGGGACTAAATATATTAATAATAAAAAAAGAGCAGAAATTTTATTGAGAAGTATAAATAAATTAGACAAAGAATGGCAAGAATTTCACATAGAGTTAATGAAGAAATATGGTGAATTTGGAAGATTTGATACGTTATTTAAGCTACAAGAATTAATAAAAATATCTATTGAAGAGTTTGGTACAGAAGAAACTAAAAATAAAGTTAAAAATGATTTAGAAAAATTGTTTAATCAGAAAGAAATAAATGTTTTTTATAAAACTAAAAGAGGTTTAATAGAATTAAAACAAAATGAAAATTATAGTTTTGTTGATTTTTATGTAGATATAATGGAGTCTTCAAAATATTTAGGAGAAGATAAAAATTATGTAGATATAATAGATTTAGCATTTAGTGTTATGTATAATTAA
- the trxA gene encoding thioredoxin, with the protein MSKVLHLNENNFKAEVLEANGVVLVDFWAAWCGPCKMLGPIIEQLSEEMPNVKFAKVNVDEVESLAARYGIRSIPTMYIFKNGEIVDKLIGLLPKEALKNKLAQYL; encoded by the coding sequence ATGAGTAAAGTATTACACTTAAATGAAAACAATTTTAAAGCAGAAGTATTGGAAGCTAATGGAGTAGTATTAGTTGACTTTTGGGCTGCTTGGTGTGGTCCTTGTAAAATGTTAGGACCTATTATAGAGCAATTATCAGAAGAAATGCCTAATGTTAAATTCGCTAAAGTAAATGTAGATGAAGTTGAGTCTTTAGCAGCTAGATATGGTATAAGAAGTATTCCTACAATGTACATTTTTAAAAATGGTGAAATCGTAGACAAATTAATTGGTTTATTACCAAAAGAAGCTCTAAAAAATAAATTAGCTCAATACTTATAA
- the rplM gene encoding 50S ribosomal protein L13: MNKYTKMLKKEEVSRKWYHIDADGQILGRLAAEVATMVMGKKKVSYTPHVDNGDYVVITNAEKIAVTGNKMADKKYYRHSGFPGGMKVRTLEELLAKKPEDAILLAVKNMLPKNKLGREMLKRVKVYAGNEHGHIAQKPETVEL, encoded by the coding sequence GTGAATAAATATACAAAAATGTTAAAAAAAGAAGAAGTTAGTAGAAAATGGTATCATATTGATGCTGACGGGCAAATACTAGGAAGATTAGCTGCAGAAGTTGCAACTATGGTTATGGGTAAAAAGAAAGTAAGCTATACTCCACATGTTGATAATGGAGATTATGTAGTAATAACAAATGCTGAAAAAATTGCTGTTACTGGAAATAAAATGGCTGATAAAAAATATTATAGACATAGTGGATTTCCTGGTGGAATGAAAGTAAGAACTTTAGAAGAATTATTAGCTAAAAAACCAGAAGATGCTATCTTATTGGCTGTAAAAAACATGTTACCTAAAAACAAACTTGGAAGAGAAATGTTAAAAAGAGTAAAAGTATACGCTGGTAATGAACATGGACATATAGCACAAAAACCTGAAACGGTAGAATTATAA
- the rpsI gene encoding 30S ribosomal protein S9 produces MAVNQIWGTGRRKTSTARVRLIPGATGITINGKTMKEYFGGREILAKIVEQPLVLTETLEKYEVKVNVNGGGPSGQAGAIRHGISRALVEADENLRKPLRDAGFLTRDSRMVERKKYGKKKARRSPQFSKR; encoded by the coding sequence GTGGCTGTAAATCAAATTTGGGGAACTGGAAGAAGAAAAACTTCTACAGCGAGAGTTAGATTAATTCCTGGAGCAACAGGTATAACTATAAATGGAAAAACAATGAAAGAATATTTTGGTGGAAGAGAAATTTTAGCTAAAATAGTTGAACAACCTTTAGTATTAACTGAAACTTTAGAAAAATATGAAGTAAAAGTAAATGTAAATGGTGGAGGGCCTTCTGGACAAGCTGGCGCTATTAGACACGGAATATCAAGAGCTTTAGTAGAAGCTGATGAAAATTTAAGAAAACCTTTAAGAGATGCGGGATTCTTAACAAGAGATTCAAGAATGGTAGAGAGAAAAAAATACGGAAAGAAAAAAGCAAGAAGATCTCCACAATTCTCAAAAAGATAA
- a CDS encoding methyl-accepting chemotaxis protein yields the protein MLFKRKEQNEVLDTIAQNDVRNDQVEELKKELEKMESLKNSFLESISTSKNIDKELNEVLNFVTDNVMNLNNVLENIINNEISNDNTEFEESLLEVKEKIEENNKLITDTSKNITDLNKQIEKTTSTISEVSSTVVKLEKNNVKMRSLIEKINDISSQTNLLALNAAIEAARAGEAGKGFSIVAQEVKKLSQMTQDAATDIGNELSKLTGALEFIANKSVEGEKDLENGRDLALKSENSFKDLINNKLIDSLNKFIDVTKDMNSSSTISEELQNLKSEIEEVITGIENVQEKLNERETLFEKTK from the coding sequence ATGCTTTTTAAAAGAAAAGAACAAAATGAAGTATTAGATACTATTGCTCAAAATGATGTTAGAAATGACCAAGTTGAAGAATTAAAAAAAGAACTTGAAAAAATGGAAAGCTTAAAAAATAGTTTTTTAGAATCAATATCTACATCAAAAAATATTGATAAAGAATTAAATGAAGTATTAAATTTTGTTACTGATAATGTTATGAATTTAAATAATGTTTTAGAAAATATTATTAATAATGAAATTTCTAATGATAATACTGAATTTGAAGAAAGTCTTTTAGAAGTAAAAGAAAAAATAGAAGAAAATAATAAATTAATAACAGATACATCAAAAAATATAACAGATTTAAATAAACAAATAGAAAAAACTACTTCTACTATTTCAGAAGTATCTTCCACTGTTGTTAAATTAGAAAAAAATAATGTAAAAATGAGAAGTTTAATTGAAAAAATAAATGATATTTCTAGTCAAACAAACTTACTGGCATTAAATGCAGCAATAGAGGCAGCTAGAGCAGGAGAAGCAGGAAAAGGGTTTTCAATTGTAGCCCAAGAAGTAAAAAAATTGTCTCAAATGACACAAGATGCAGCTACAGATATAGGAAATGAACTTTCAAAATTAACTGGAGCTTTAGAATTTATTGCAAATAAATCAGTTGAAGGTGAAAAAGACCTTGAAAATGGAAGAGATTTAGCATTAAAATCAGAAAACAGTTTTAAAGATTTAATAAATAATAAGTTAATAGATAGTTTAAATAAATTCATTGATGTTACTAAAGATATGAATTCGTCATCTACTATAAGTGAGGAATTACAAAATTTAAAATCAGAGATAGAAGAAGTTATTACAGGGATAGAAAATGTTCAAGAAAAATTAAATGAAAGAGAAACTTTGTTTGAAAAAACAAAATAA
- a CDS encoding pseudouridine-5'-phosphate glycosidase: MIEKYLEISKEVKEALENNKPVVALESTIISHGMPYPQNVETALNVEKIVRENGAIPATIAILNGKLKVGLSKEEIDYLGKKGLDVVKTSRRDIPFILAKKIDGATTVAATMIIANLAKIKVFATGGIGGVHRGAQESFDISADLEELANTNVAVVCAGAKSILDIGLTLEYLETHGVPVVGYQTNELPAFYTRKSGFFVDYRVDDIKELADALKVKYELNLKGGMVIANPIPEKYQMDYDIINNAINNALKELDEKGIKGKESTPFLLSKVKEITKGKSLDSNIQLVYNNAKIASQLANELCK; this comes from the coding sequence ATGATAGAAAAATATTTAGAAATAAGTAAAGAAGTAAAAGAAGCTTTAGAAAATAATAAACCAGTTGTTGCTCTAGAATCTACAATAATATCACATGGAATGCCTTATCCTCAAAATGTTGAAACTGCTCTAAATGTAGAAAAAATAGTAAGAGAAAATGGAGCTATTCCTGCTACTATTGCTATTTTAAACGGTAAATTAAAAGTAGGTTTGTCAAAAGAAGAAATTGATTATTTAGGGAAAAAAGGACTAGATGTAGTTAAAACAAGTAGAAGAGACATACCTTTTATTTTAGCAAAAAAAATTGATGGCGCTACTACTGTAGCTGCTACTATGATTATAGCGAATCTTGCCAAAATAAAAGTATTTGCAACTGGAGGTATAGGAGGGGTACATAGAGGTGCTCAAGAAAGTTTTGACATATCAGCTGATTTAGAAGAATTAGCAAATACCAATGTTGCTGTAGTCTGTGCTGGAGCTAAATCAATATTGGATATTGGGCTTACTTTAGAATACCTTGAAACTCATGGAGTTCCTGTTGTTGGTTATCAAACTAATGAACTTCCTGCTTTTTATACTAGAAAAAGTGGATTTTTTGTAGATTATAGAGTTGATGACATAAAAGAACTTGCTGATGCATTAAAAGTAAAATATGAACTTAATTTAAAAGGTGGAATGGTAATAGCCAATCCTATTCCTGAAAAATATCAAATGGATTATGATATTATTAATAATGCTATTAATAATGCTTTAAAAGAATTAGATGAAAAAGGAATAAAAGGTAAAGAAAGCACTCCATTTCTTTTATCAAAGGTAAAAGAAATAACAAAAGGAAAAAGTTTAGATTCAAATATTCAGCTTGTATACAATAATGCAAAAATTGCCTCTCAACTTGCTAATGAACTTTGTAAATAA
- a CDS encoding PfkB family carbohydrate kinase, giving the protein MTDREEEILQKIRENPMISQNELADMLNITRSSIAVHISNLMKKGYIKGKGYILKENPYICVIGGANIDIQGFPKEKLNPNDSNPGNLKISLGGVGRNIAENLVKLSQNTKLITVLGDDIYGKKILEHSLNISLDINDSLILKNKNTSTYLSILDETGDMYVAISAMDIFDELHIEFMHKKMKYINGADITVIDTNLPKKTIEYILKTGNSKFYLDTVSVSKAKKIKDLIGYFHTIKPNKLEAETLSEISINNESDLDRNAEYFFNKGVKEVFITLGKDGVYYNNKKEKGIFKIKEQKVVNATGAGDAFMAALIYSTINNFSIKEKLSFSLAASILTMQSSDTINPNFNFDNIRKIEKEL; this is encoded by the coding sequence ATGACAGATCGAGAAGAAGAAATACTTCAAAAAATTAGAGAAAATCCAATGATTTCTCAAAATGAATTAGCTGACATGCTTAATATAACTCGTTCTTCTATTGCTGTCCATATAAGCAATTTAATGAAAAAAGGTTATATAAAAGGAAAAGGCTATATTTTAAAAGAGAACCCTTATATTTGTGTTATTGGAGGAGCTAATATTGATATCCAAGGCTTTCCAAAAGAAAAATTAAATCCAAATGATTCAAATCCTGGAAATTTGAAAATTTCTCTTGGAGGTGTTGGTAGAAATATTGCTGAAAATTTAGTTAAACTTTCTCAAAATACAAAGCTTATTACTGTCCTTGGTGACGATATTTATGGGAAAAAAATTCTTGAACATTCTCTTAATATTTCTCTTGATATAAATGATTCATTAATTTTAAAAAATAAAAATACTTCTACTTATCTTTCTATACTTGATGAAACAGGAGATATGTACGTTGCAATTTCTGCAATGGATATTTTTGATGAACTACATATTGAATTTATGCATAAAAAAATGAAATATATTAACGGCGCTGATATAACTGTTATTGATACAAATCTTCCTAAAAAAACTATAGAATATATATTAAAAACAGGAAATTCAAAATTTTATTTAGATACTGTATCAGTATCTAAAGCAAAAAAAATAAAAGATTTAATTGGATATTTTCATACAATAAAACCAAATAAATTAGAAGCTGAAACTCTATCTGAAATATCTATTAATAATGAATCAGATTTAGATAGAAATGCAGAATATTTTTTTAATAAAGGTGTAAAAGAGGTCTTTATTACCTTAGGAAAAGATGGTGTCTACTATAACAATAAAAAAGAAAAAGGAATTTTTAAAATAAAAGAACAAAAAGTGGTGAATGCTACTGGTGCTGGTGATGCTTTTATGGCTGCTCTTATTTATTCTACTATAAATAATTTTTCAATTAAAGAAAAATTAAGTTTTTCTTTAGCCGCATCTATCCTTACAATGCAAAGTAGTGATACTATTAATCCAAATTTTAATTTTGACAATATAAGAAAAATAGAAAAGGAGTTATAA
- a CDS encoding cold-shock protein, translating into MLHGTVKWFNAEKGFGFITSEEGKDIFVHFSQINKKGFKTLEEGEKVTFELTEGQKGPQASNVTTKED; encoded by the coding sequence ATGTTACACGGAACAGTAAAATGGTTTAATGCAGAAAAAGGTTTTGGATTTATCACATCAGAAGAAGGGAAAGATATTTTTGTACATTTTTCTCAAATCAACAAAAAAGGATTTAAAACTTTAGAAGAAGGAGAAAAGGTTACTTTTGAATTAACTGAAGGACAAAAAGGACCTCAAGCTTCAAATGTAACAACTAAAGAAGATTAA